Proteins from a genomic interval of Bradyrhizobium sp. CCGB01:
- the rpsT gene encoding 30S ribosomal protein S20 codes for MANTTSAKKATRKIARRTAVNKSRRTQMRGAVRTVEEAIATGDRAAAVKALANAEPALMRAAQRNIIHKNNASRKVSRLTAQIAKLAQ; via the coding sequence ACCACCTCCGCCAAGAAAGCGACGCGCAAGATCGCCCGCCGCACTGCCGTCAACAAGTCGCGCCGCACCCAGATGCGCGGCGCTGTCCGTACCGTCGAAGAAGCCATCGCGACCGGCGATCGCGCCGCCGCCGTCAAGGCGCTGGCCAATGCCGAGCCCGCCCTGATGCGCGCCGCGCAGCGCAACATCATTCACAAGAACAACGCCAGCCGCAAAGTCTCGCGGCTCACCGCGCAGATCGC